A window of Chengkuizengella sediminis contains these coding sequences:
- a CDS encoding FadR/GntR family transcriptional regulator, which produces MKDRANLGGIFNKVKPVRGFEDIAMQIQEAIYSGQLKSGDRLPSERDLAEMFQVSRSTVREAIRVLEAEKIVEVRRGVKGGIIIVEPKPEQVGRSIEALIRFRGATAEELGEFRTDFESQTAYLAAKRATQEQLDRLQEITNLFRDESSTFETPWSRLVEYDLMFHEEVANASHNKIRVAIMMATHGILQKSSLSIEKVDTTEWRKQQAIDLQNITDAITERDQEKARKAMEDHVGRNVDKYTDQ; this is translated from the coding sequence ATGAAAGATAGAGCGAATTTAGGAGGGATCTTTAATAAGGTTAAACCTGTTAGAGGATTCGAAGACATTGCAATGCAAATTCAAGAAGCGATTTATAGCGGTCAGCTAAAAAGTGGTGACCGTTTACCAAGTGAACGTGATTTGGCTGAGATGTTTCAAGTGAGTCGGTCAACTGTACGTGAGGCGATTCGTGTTTTAGAAGCTGAAAAAATTGTAGAAGTTCGTAGAGGAGTTAAAGGTGGGATTATCATAGTTGAACCCAAACCTGAGCAAGTAGGACGCTCTATTGAAGCTTTAATACGATTTAGAGGTGCAACGGCTGAGGAGTTGGGTGAGTTCAGAACAGATTTTGAAAGTCAAACTGCATATTTAGCAGCTAAAAGAGCTACACAAGAGCAATTGGATCGTTTGCAGGAAATTACGAACTTATTTCGTGATGAATCCAGTACTTTTGAAACACCGTGGTCTAGATTGGTAGAATATGATCTTATGTTTCATGAAGAGGTTGCAAACGCTTCCCATAACAAAATTCGTGTCGCGATTATGATGGCCACTCATGGAATACTTCAGAAGTCATCATTGAGTATAGAGAAAGTAGATACGACTGAATGGAGAAAGCAACAAGCGATAGATTTACAGAATATAACGGATGCTATTACGGAGCGTGATCAGGAAAAAGCAAGAAAAGCGATGGAAGATCATGTGGGTAGAAATGTAGATAAATATACGGATCAATGA
- a CDS encoding (2Fe-2S)-binding protein, producing the protein MRDHKTIICRCEEVTLEQLVHTAESYRCSSRELKLRTRAGMGQCGGRTCRVLLDTIVQKCADDRTPHDIPLGYQAPIRPITFSLMGEKDHD; encoded by the coding sequence ATGAGAGACCATAAAACAATCATATGTCGTTGTGAAGAAGTAACATTGGAACAATTAGTTCATACTGCAGAGTCATATCGGTGTTCCTCACGAGAGCTTAAACTGCGTACCAGAGCTGGCATGGGACAATGCGGAGGAAGGACATGTCGTGTTTTATTGGATACAATTGTCCAAAAGTGTGCAGATGATCGTACACCGCATGATATACCCTTAGGATATCAAGCTCCAATACGTCCGATTACATTTTCATTAATGGGGGAAAAGGATCATGATTAA
- a CDS encoding (2Fe-2S)-binding protein, with the protein MINSRIVNHPILGRLKEREKVHFTFDDNEFIGYEGETIAAAMLANGERVLRCHEETGSLRGIYCNIGHCMECRVKVGEQKSVRACLTLVEEGMKVNSGKKLPTPFKKGETLW; encoded by the coding sequence ATGATTAATAGTAGAATTGTGAATCACCCTATTCTTGGTCGTTTAAAAGAACGAGAAAAGGTTCATTTTACTTTTGATGATAATGAATTTATTGGCTATGAAGGGGAGACGATAGCAGCTGCCATGTTAGCAAATGGAGAACGTGTTTTACGCTGCCATGAGGAGACAGGGAGTTTACGTGGAATCTACTGTAATATTGGTCACTGTATGGAATGTCGTGTAAAGGTTGGCGAACAAAAATCAGTACGTGCTTGTCTAACTCTTGTAGAGGAAGGGATGAAAGTAAACTCTGGTAAAAAATTGCCAACACCATTTAAGAAAGGTGAGACACTATGGTAG
- a CDS encoding MFS transporter, whose product MSRVQIGKQTGEPQNQTIYIIVYLMGFTHFLNDLVQAIVPALYPILREGLNLSYFQIGIMGFTLSITTAIIQPFMGWWGDTRFSPYSLPLGMLFTLIGVLFIGIVDDYYLLLIGIMFIGIGSAVYHPEGSRVVYYAAGNKRGLSQSIFQVGGNFGQAFAPIMAALVFAPLGKSGTLWFSVAVMIAILSLLKVSAWYKKTYSLQVLKKKQVDHQTSHIDNKKIIYVFSILVIFITARTWYYSGITSFYQFYIMEKYHLTFSDAQVYVFLFLFGGVLGTFLGGTLSDRWGRKNIMLLSMFGTVPFSLALPFANPFWAMLLCFMIGFIMLSSFTVMVIYAQELIPNKIGTVTGIILGLAFGLGAIGSGVLGLTIENIGLDQVMYWLSFFPLVGVLLIFLPKGGN is encoded by the coding sequence ATGAGCAGGGTACAAATAGGTAAACAAACTGGAGAACCGCAAAACCAAACTATTTATATCATTGTATATTTGATGGGTTTTACTCATTTTCTTAATGATTTAGTTCAAGCTATTGTTCCTGCTTTATATCCAATTTTAAGAGAGGGTTTGAATCTTTCCTATTTCCAAATTGGAATAATGGGTTTTACTTTAAGTATTACCACTGCGATCATACAACCTTTCATGGGCTGGTGGGGAGATACACGATTTAGTCCTTATTCACTACCATTAGGAATGTTATTTACATTGATAGGTGTCTTATTTATTGGCATCGTAGATGACTATTATTTACTTCTTATTGGAATTATGTTTATCGGCATAGGATCTGCTGTATACCATCCTGAAGGCTCAAGAGTCGTGTATTATGCTGCAGGGAACAAAAGAGGTTTATCACAATCTATATTTCAAGTTGGTGGTAATTTCGGACAAGCATTTGCTCCTATTATGGCTGCATTAGTATTTGCGCCTTTAGGTAAATCAGGAACTCTTTGGTTTAGTGTTGCGGTAATGATTGCGATACTCTCTCTTCTGAAAGTATCAGCTTGGTATAAAAAAACTTATAGTCTTCAAGTTTTAAAGAAAAAACAAGTTGATCATCAGACATCCCATATAGATAATAAAAAAATAATATATGTCTTCTCCATTTTAGTTATTTTTATTACAGCAAGAACATGGTATTATTCAGGGATCACAAGTTTCTATCAGTTTTATATTATGGAAAAATATCATCTCACTTTTAGTGATGCTCAAGTGTATGTTTTTCTCTTTTTATTTGGTGGTGTGTTAGGTACTTTTTTAGGGGGAACGTTATCGGATCGTTGGGGTAGAAAGAATATCATGTTATTATCTATGTTTGGTACAGTCCCCTTTTCATTAGCTCTGCCATTCGCTAATCCCTTTTGGGCTATGTTACTTTGTTTCATGATAGGGTTTATCATGCTTTCTAGCTTCACTGTTATGGTAATTTATGCTCAAGAATTGATTCCTAATAAAATTGGAACTGTCACTGGTATTATACTAGGATTAGCTTTTGGATTAGGTGCGATCGGTTCAGGAGTACTCGGGTTAACTATTGAAAATATTGGTTTAGATCAAGTCATGTACTGGTTAAGTTTTTTCCCATTAGTAGGCGTATTACTTATTTTTCTTCCAAAAGGAGGAAATTGA
- a CDS encoding NAD(P)/FAD-dependent oxidoreductase — translation MVDVMIVGAGPAGLSAANVCAKNGLKVKVVDEFMKAGGRLLGQLHEEPDGTWWNGIEEAKKLYHKTQSLDVEVKCGVSVYNIKKLKKSWKVYTTKGNFQTKALLLATGAAETALPVPGWTLPGVMSIGAAQVMTNVHRVRVGNRGVVVGINILSAAITRELQLAGIEVTSMYLPGKNRVTSDQAIPLSTMKSMLKVASLAPSKLIRFGSYFMKFESLQSLAVKFYPNSGMKVWGMPVHLRKAVIEIVGDKQVEGVRVAQVDVNGEPILSKEEFVPADFVCIAGGLYPLVELAAVSGCPFQYVPELGGHVPVHNEKMKTPLEGLYVAGNITGIESAKVAMKQGTVAGYSVVQDLSNKKETIEIQLKQAMQTVEHTRDQATIQFHPDIRSGRKKVYMSFNNIKKA, via the coding sequence ATGGTAGATGTCATGATTGTAGGAGCTGGACCTGCTGGTTTATCTGCAGCTAACGTTTGTGCCAAAAATGGCTTAAAAGTAAAAGTTGTTGATGAGTTTATGAAAGCAGGTGGGCGATTACTTGGACAATTACATGAGGAACCTGACGGTACTTGGTGGAATGGCATTGAAGAAGCAAAAAAGCTATATCATAAAACCCAAAGTTTAGATGTAGAAGTCAAATGTGGTGTTTCTGTTTACAATATTAAAAAACTGAAAAAAAGCTGGAAAGTTTATACTACAAAGGGGAACTTTCAAACGAAAGCTTTATTGTTAGCGACAGGTGCTGCTGAAACAGCTTTACCTGTACCAGGTTGGACTCTTCCAGGTGTGATGTCCATCGGAGCTGCTCAAGTGATGACAAATGTACATAGAGTCAGAGTTGGAAATCGAGGGGTTGTCGTAGGTATTAACATCTTGTCGGCCGCCATTACTAGGGAGTTGCAATTGGCAGGAATTGAAGTTACCAGTATGTATCTACCTGGTAAAAATAGGGTCACTAGCGATCAAGCCATTCCATTATCAACGATGAAATCTATGTTAAAAGTTGCTTCTTTAGCTCCTTCAAAATTAATCCGTTTTGGTAGTTATTTTATGAAATTTGAATCGCTTCAATCCTTAGCAGTTAAATTTTATCCTAATAGTGGGATGAAGGTTTGGGGAATGCCAGTCCATTTACGAAAAGCAGTGATTGAAATTGTAGGTGATAAGCAGGTAGAAGGTGTTCGTGTAGCGCAAGTGGATGTGAATGGAGAGCCTATTTTATCCAAGGAAGAATTTGTACCCGCTGATTTTGTTTGCATAGCTGGAGGATTATATCCTCTTGTAGAGTTAGCTGCAGTATCTGGTTGTCCCTTTCAATATGTTCCTGAATTAGGCGGTCATGTACCTGTTCATAATGAAAAGATGAAAACTCCATTAGAGGGTTTATATGTTGCAGGAAACATTACTGGTATAGAAAGCGCGAAAGTAGCCATGAAACAAGGTACAGTGGCTGGCTATTCAGTGGTACAAGATTTGTCAAATAAAAAAGAAACGATTGAAATTCAATTAAAGCAAGCTATGCAAACAGTTGAACATACTCGTGATCAAGCGACGATTCAATTTCATCCTGATATACGTAGTGGTCGTAAGAAAGTGTATATGTCTTTTAATAATATTAAAAAAGCTTAA
- a CDS encoding dihydrodipicolinate synthase family protein has protein sequence MKQFEGVFVAIVTPFTENYEVDYQGLKDHCDWLIREGVHGLIPAGSVGEYAALTKEERAKVVETVIETADGRVPVVVGTGAPSTDQVVSWVQHAKDAGAAGVMALPPINYNPSEAEIFAHYEAISNVGLPIIAYNNPHDYKTDLTPELLSKLSKIENVVAVKEFSGDIRRVQDIYASADLEILIGVDDLGFEGPLMGTTGWIAGFANALPKESVKVFELGRQGKTEEALPLYRKLLPLFHYDARPDLVQAIKYTLELAGRPAGPTRPPRLPLSSSDLKLIKEAYELAISKDEVKI, from the coding sequence ATGAAACAGTTTGAAGGAGTATTTGTAGCTATAGTTACACCATTTACCGAAAATTATGAAGTGGATTATCAAGGATTGAAAGATCACTGTGACTGGTTAATTCGTGAAGGAGTACACGGTTTAATTCCAGCTGGGTCTGTTGGGGAATATGCGGCTCTTACAAAAGAAGAAAGAGCCAAAGTTGTTGAAACCGTGATTGAAACTGCAGACGGAAGAGTACCAGTAGTAGTAGGAACAGGCGCACCATCAACTGACCAAGTTGTTAGTTGGGTTCAGCATGCAAAAGATGCAGGAGCAGCAGGTGTAATGGCGCTTCCTCCGATTAACTATAATCCAAGTGAAGCAGAAATTTTTGCTCATTATGAAGCAATTTCAAACGTGGGTCTTCCAATCATTGCATATAATAATCCACATGATTATAAAACCGATTTAACCCCGGAATTATTAAGTAAATTATCTAAGATTGAAAACGTAGTTGCTGTTAAAGAGTTTTCTGGAGATATTCGTAGGGTTCAAGATATTTATGCAAGTGCTGATTTAGAGATTTTAATTGGTGTTGATGATTTAGGTTTTGAAGGTCCATTAATGGGAACAACAGGGTGGATCGCTGGATTTGCGAATGCATTACCTAAAGAAAGTGTAAAAGTATTTGAATTAGGTAGACAAGGGAAAACAGAAGAAGCACTTCCATTATATCGAAAGCTGTTACCTTTATTCCATTATGATGCTAGACCTGATTTAGTGCAAGCTATCAAATATACGCTAGAATTAGCAGGAAGACCTGCTGGACCAACTCGTCCACCACGTTTACCATTAAGTTCATCAGATTTGAAACTAATTAAGGAAGCATATGAACTAGCTATTAGCAAAGATGAAGTTAAAATTTAA
- a CDS encoding NAD(P)/FAD-dependent oxidoreductase, with translation MDSRNTEVLIIGGGVIGAATAYYVAKSGMEVTVIDKGDIACGTSSRCDGNILAIDKEPGFDSQMSLVSQKLVDQLSKELDLQFEYRAPGSILVCESEDEMIAAKSWVDRQKKAGLSFKMLDRSDIKQESPYFADDLLGGLECETDSTINPYLFTYSLFHGAMKYGAKVKLRCEIKGMTRDSETGLFKVNTDNGEFIARKVVNAGGVWAPYLGSMLDLEIPIKPRKGHIIVASRDMPVGLRKVMEFGYLMSKFGKERTVDEETDKYGVALVFEPTESQNFLIGSSREFVGFNTKVDMDVVNCIAHRTIRFYPKIADFLLIRTYAGLRPWTPDHLPIVSPVEKIPNYYIAAGHEGDGISLAAITGKLMTELLHEQSDTIIPTDPIRFSRFQNVSEILT, from the coding sequence ATGGATAGTAGAAATACAGAGGTGTTAATCATTGGTGGTGGTGTAATAGGTGCAGCAACTGCCTATTATGTTGCAAAAAGTGGAATGGAAGTTACCGTCATTGACAAAGGTGATATTGCTTGTGGTACCTCCTCACGTTGTGATGGCAATATTCTAGCCATTGATAAAGAACCTGGATTTGATAGTCAGATGTCTCTAGTAAGCCAAAAGTTAGTTGACCAATTAAGCAAAGAACTTGATCTGCAATTTGAATACAGAGCACCTGGGAGTATTTTAGTTTGTGAAAGTGAAGATGAGATGATAGCTGCAAAGAGTTGGGTGGATAGGCAGAAAAAAGCAGGTCTTTCTTTTAAAATGTTAGATCGAAGTGATATCAAACAAGAATCTCCATATTTTGCTGATGATCTATTGGGTGGACTTGAATGTGAAACTGACTCAACTATTAATCCTTATTTGTTTACCTATTCTTTGTTTCACGGAGCTATGAAATATGGAGCAAAGGTGAAACTTAGATGTGAAATAAAAGGAATGACTAGGGATTCAGAAACCGGCTTATTTAAAGTGAACACGGATAACGGTGAATTTATTGCAAGAAAAGTTGTTAATGCAGGTGGGGTTTGGGCGCCGTACCTTGGAAGTATGCTTGATTTAGAAATCCCTATTAAACCAAGAAAAGGTCATATCATAGTTGCTTCACGTGATATGCCTGTAGGGTTGAGAAAAGTAATGGAATTTGGATATTTAATGTCTAAATTCGGAAAAGAAAGAACAGTTGATGAGGAAACAGATAAATATGGAGTTGCACTTGTCTTCGAACCGACTGAAAGTCAGAATTTTTTAATCGGAAGTAGTCGAGAATTTGTAGGTTTCAATACGAAGGTAGACATGGACGTTGTGAATTGCATTGCTCATAGAACCATACGTTTTTATCCTAAAATAGCTGATTTCCTACTTATCCGTACGTATGCTGGATTAAGACCATGGACACCTGATCATTTACCCATTGTTTCCCCTGTAGAGAAAATTCCAAATTATTATATTGCTGCAGGTCATGAAGGAGACGGCATTAGTTTAGCAGCGATTACGGGGAAATTAATGACAGAATTATTACATGAACAAAGTGATACTATCATTCCTACCGACCCTATTCGTTTTAGTAGATTTCAAAATGTGTCCGAGATTCTAACTTAA
- a CDS encoding proline racemase family protein, with protein sequence MKSNKMFRTIDTHTGGNPTRTVISGLPKLIGKTMSDKMLQMKEEYDWIRKLLMFEPRGHDVMSGVLLVEPCHPDADLGVIYIETGGYLPMCGHDTIGFCTAMIESGMVEVVEPITTLTLDTPAGLVKTEILVKNGKAKEVSFLNIDSFLYKSVKIYVEGIGSISCDIAYGGNFYAITDARKLGLDLIPSNSAEIIETAIKIRKEINQTVEVVHPQYPFIHGCTHVEFFTDPSHNDAHVKNTVVVPPGGIDRSPCGTGTSAKLATLFANDQIKMEEEFVHESIVGTLFKAKVKEKTQVGRRPAVVTEITGSAWVMGFHTFFSHDEDELNEGFLLIPPADDH encoded by the coding sequence ATGAAAAGTAATAAGATGTTTAGAACGATAGATACGCATACTGGCGGAAATCCAACTCGAACTGTCATCAGCGGACTTCCAAAATTGATTGGGAAAACAATGTCAGATAAAATGTTGCAAATGAAAGAAGAGTATGATTGGATTAGAAAGTTGTTGATGTTTGAGCCTAGAGGTCACGATGTGATGTCTGGAGTATTACTCGTCGAACCATGCCATCCCGATGCAGACCTAGGTGTTATTTATATTGAGACTGGTGGTTACTTACCAATGTGCGGTCACGATACGATCGGATTTTGTACGGCTATGATTGAATCTGGAATGGTGGAAGTTGTTGAACCTATAACGACGTTAACGCTAGATACACCTGCAGGGTTGGTGAAAACGGAAATACTAGTTAAAAACGGAAAAGCAAAGGAAGTATCCTTTCTTAATATAGATTCATTTTTGTATAAAAGTGTTAAGATTTACGTGGAAGGAATAGGGAGCATATCATGTGATATTGCTTATGGAGGAAATTTTTATGCGATTACTGATGCCAGGAAGCTTGGTCTTGATTTAATCCCTTCTAATTCAGCGGAAATTATAGAAACAGCAATTAAAATTCGAAAAGAAATCAATCAAACAGTTGAAGTAGTTCATCCTCAATACCCTTTTATTCATGGATGTACTCATGTGGAGTTTTTTACAGATCCATCCCATAACGATGCTCATGTGAAAAATACTGTTGTAGTACCTCCTGGAGGAATTGATCGCTCACCATGTGGAACAGGAACTTCTGCAAAACTAGCAACTTTATTTGCAAATGATCAAATTAAAATGGAAGAAGAGTTCGTACATGAGAGTATTGTGGGCACATTGTTTAAAGCAAAAGTTAAAGAAAAAACTCAAGTTGGAAGACGACCCGCAGTTGTCACAGAAATAACAGGATCTGCATGGGTCATGGGATTTCATACCTTTTTCAGTCATGATGAGGATGAGTTGAATGAAGGATTTTTACTCATTCCCCCTGCTGATGATCATTAA
- a CDS encoding aldehyde dehydrogenase family protein: MNSKNWIGGEWITPNEGTSVVKNPSNLQEEVGVIHLSDESQVFQAEQAAKQTFKQWSKLTAAARGEHLYKMAASLEKHSEELATLASSEMGKPITEMKGEVTRGIHLLRYYAGEGVRSDGEIIPSSDVNVLQYSRRTPLGVVGVITPWNFPVAIPIWKFAPALICGNTVIWKPAEIASLTATKMAEIFEEAGLPAGVLNLVIGKGRVIGETLLEKIEMNGLSFTGSTDTGRKIAALCASRNIKYQTEMGGKNAAIILNDADITKTIPMVISGAFRSSGQKCTATSRIIVEKEIYPAFIEQLQKAVSEIKIANALDPTAYLGPVASKSQYDIVNSYTEMARSQAEIIAECQTSISEEGYYIKPLIASGVQANHSLVQEEIFGPVAVTLQAENFEDAIELCNQTIFGLSASLFTTDLSKAHRFLDEANAGMVRVNQETAGVEYQAPFGGMKLSSSHTREQGQAALSFYSEIKTCAIKHTF; encoded by the coding sequence ATGAACAGTAAAAATTGGATAGGAGGAGAATGGATTACGCCTAATGAAGGAACTTCAGTTGTGAAAAATCCTTCAAATCTCCAAGAAGAAGTTGGTGTGATTCACTTATCCGATGAATCACAAGTATTCCAGGCAGAACAGGCAGCCAAACAAACTTTTAAGCAATGGTCTAAACTTACTGCAGCAGCTCGAGGTGAACATTTGTATAAAATGGCTGCATCACTTGAAAAACATAGTGAAGAACTAGCTACTCTAGCAAGTTCTGAGATGGGTAAACCTATCACTGAAATGAAAGGTGAAGTAACCAGAGGAATTCATTTATTACGTTATTATGCTGGTGAAGGTGTACGCTCTGACGGAGAAATCATTCCTTCTAGTGATGTGAATGTATTACAATATTCACGCCGTACCCCACTGGGCGTAGTTGGTGTTATTACACCTTGGAACTTTCCTGTGGCGATACCAATTTGGAAGTTTGCTCCCGCTTTGATATGTGGAAATACTGTCATTTGGAAACCTGCAGAAATTGCATCACTAACTGCAACTAAGATGGCAGAAATATTTGAAGAAGCAGGTTTACCAGCAGGTGTATTAAACCTTGTTATTGGTAAAGGAAGAGTTATCGGAGAAACTTTATTAGAGAAAATTGAAATGAATGGGCTTAGTTTTACTGGGTCTACTGATACAGGAAGGAAAATAGCAGCTTTATGTGCAAGTAGGAATATTAAATATCAAACAGAAATGGGCGGGAAAAATGCTGCTATTATTCTGAATGATGCTGATATAACTAAAACGATTCCAATGGTGATCAGTGGTGCATTTCGTTCATCTGGTCAAAAGTGTACAGCTACTAGTAGAATTATTGTGGAAAAAGAGATTTATCCTGCTTTTATAGAACAGTTACAAAAGGCAGTTTCAGAAATTAAAATTGCAAATGCTCTAGATCCTACGGCTTATTTAGGTCCAGTTGCTTCTAAATCTCAATATGACATTGTGAATTCGTATACCGAAATGGCTCGTAGTCAAGCAGAAATCATAGCAGAATGTCAAACTTCCATCTCGGAAGAGGGATATTACATTAAACCTCTAATTGCATCTGGAGTACAGGCGAATCATTCTCTAGTACAAGAGGAAATATTCGGACCAGTGGCTGTGACTTTACAAGCTGAAAACTTTGAAGATGCAATTGAACTATGCAACCAAACCATATTTGGTTTAAGTGCTTCTTTATTTACAACTGATTTATCTAAGGCACATCGTTTTTTAGATGAAGCAAATGCTGGAATGGTAAGAGTGAATCAGGAAACAGCCGGGGTAGAATACCAAGCTCCATTTGGTGGAATGAAACTTTCAAGCTCACATACTCGTGAGCAAGGTCAGGCTGCTTTAAGTTTTTATAGTGAAATTAAGACTTGCGCTATTAAACACACATTCTAA